In Brassica rapa cultivar Chiifu-401-42 chromosome A06, CAAS_Brap_v3.01, whole genome shotgun sequence, a single window of DNA contains:
- the LOC103872215 gene encoding phosphate transporter PHO1 homolog 3 isoform X1 has translation MKFGKEFSSQMVPEWQQAYMDYDYLKTLLKEIIRFKLRTNNAPTRGGAKNHQGGGLNRKMTLYRAFSGLVSTPGRHRRGNPHDVEEGIQLTGTTTTSGPILVNNTADRGYETTFLMAAEEGGEYELVFFRRLDDEFNKVNKFYKEKVDEVLKEAVVLNKQMDALIAFRVKVENPEGWGWDERAVEITRLASDIATSAAAISASTPAGAKSMKVRSQAHMEAIQEGGSSKAGQLEDDEEEEEEEAQAEIVASVSTGASTTRMRAARPAPLDVLDRVTINNTKETPRSTIKRVLQVSKQTDLKFSRENLMKVEEKLRSAFIVFYQKLRLLKSYSFLNVLAFSKVLKKYDKITSRDATKPYMKVVDSSYLGSSDEVVRLMERVEATFIKHFANANRTKGMNILRPKAKRERHRLTFSTGFTAGCVFSLIVALAAIIRTRNLLQEEGQKQYMNTMFPLYSFFGFIVLHIIMYAANVYYWRRYKVNYSFIFGFKQGTELGYRQVLLVGFSIGVFALLCVLANLDMEANPKTKDYKTFTELLPLFLLLAMFVVLILPFNFFYRSSRFFFLTCLFHCLAAPLYKVTLPDFFLGDQLTSQVQALRSIEFYICYYGWGDFRHRKNTCNKSGVYNTFLFIVAVIPYASRLLQCLRRLFEEKNPEQGWNGLKYFLTIVAVCLRTAYSIQKGQIAWRVLAAISSAAAAIFSTYWDFIHDWGLLNRTSKNRWLRDKLLIPQKKVYFIAMILNVLLRFAWIQTILDFNFSFMHRQTMVTLVASLEIIRRGIWNFFRLENEHLNNVGKYRAFKSVPLPFNYDEDEDKDD, from the exons TAGTCTCAACTCCGGGAAGACATAGACGCGGTAACCCTCACGACGTAGAGGAAGGGATACAGCTGACAGGGACGACGACGACGTCAGGGCCTATTCTTGTTAACAACACCGCGGACCGCGGCTACGAGACCACGTTCCTTATGGCGgcggaggaaggaggagagtaCGAGCTGGTGTTTTTCCGGAGACTAGACGACGAGTTCAATAAAGTAAATAAGTTTTACAAAGAGAAAGTGGACGAAGTGTTGAAAGAAGCTGTGGTGCTTAACAAACAGATGGACGCTTTGATCGCGTTTCGTGTTAAAGTTGAGAATCCAGAAGGGTGGGGATGGGATGAACGAGCGGTGGAGATCACTCGCTTGGCTTCCGACATCGCTACTTCCGCGGCGGCTATCTCCGCTTCTACTCCCGCCGGAGCTAAATCCA TGAAAGTTCGAAGTCAAGCTCACATGGAGGCAATACAGGAAGGAGGGTCGAGCAAAGCTGGTCAAttagaagatgatgaagaggaagaagaagaagaagcgcaAGCAGAAATTGTAGCCTCGGTGTCTACCGGAGCTAGCACGACCAGGATGAGAGCGGCGAGACCAGCTCCGTTAGATGTACTAGATCGAGTGACGATCAACAACACCAAAGAGACGCCTCGTTCCACCATCAAGAGAGTTCTCCAGGTCTCGAAGCAGACCGACTTGAAATTCAGCAGAGAAAACTTGATGAAAGTCGAGGAGAAACTGAGGAGCGCTTTCATCGTGTTTTATCAGAAGCTTAGGCTTCTCAAGAGCTATAG CTTTTTGAATGTATTGGCGTTCTCTAAGGTGTTGAAGAAGTATGATAAG ATAACTTCGAGGGATGCAACGAAGCCTTACATGAAAGTGGTTGATAGTTCATACCTCGGAAGCTCTGATGAA GTTGTGCGACTCATGGAGCGTGTTGAAGCTACATTCATAAAGCATTTTGCAAATGCTAACCGAACCAAAGGAATGAACATTTTACGGCCTAAAGCGAAACGAGAAAGACACAGACTTACATTCTCCACAG GTTTCACTGCAGGATGCGTTTTCTCTCTTATAGTAGCTCTTGCGGCTATCATTCGCACGCGAAATCTCTTGCAGGAGGAAGGCCAGAAGCAGTACATGAATACTATGTTCCCTCTTTATAG ctttTTCGGATTTATCGTGCTGCATATTATAATGTATGCTGCTAATGTATACTACTGGAGGCGATACAAAGTAAACTATTCCTTCATATTTGGGTTCAAGCAAGGAACTGAACTTGGATACAGACAAGTCCTGCTTGTGGGTTTCAGCATTGGAGTCTTTGCGTTGCTTTGCGTTCTTGCCAATCTTGACATGGAGGCTAATCCCAAAACTAAAGACTATAAAACATTCACCGAACTTCTTCCTCTTTTCCTACTTCTT GCCATGTTTGTGGTTCTAATCCTGCCATTCAACTTCTTTTACCGGTCGAGTCGCTTTTTCTTCCTCACTTGTCTGTTTCATTGCCTCGCCGCTCCTCTTTACAAGGTAACACTGCCTGATTTCTTCTTGGGAGATCAATTGACTAGCCAGGTTCAAGCTCTTAGAAGCATCGAGTTCTACATATGTTACTATGGTTGGGGAGACTTCAGACACAGAAAAAACACGTGTAACAAATCTGGTGTGTACAACACGTTCTTATTCATTGTTGCTGTCATCCCTTACGCCTCTCGCCTCCTTCAG TGCCTGAGACGTTTGTTCGAGGAGAAAAACCCGGAGCAAGGGTGGAATGGACTCAAGTACTTCTTGACTATAGTGGCGGTTTGCTTGAGAACTGCTTATAGTATCCAGAAAGGTCAAATCGCTTGGAGGGTTTTAGCAGCTATCTCCTCAGCTGCAGCTGCAATATTCAGTACTTACTGGGACTTCATCCATGATTGGGGTCTTCTAAACCGAACTTCTAAAAACCGCTGGCTTCGTGATAAACTCCTCATTCCCCAAAAGAAAGTATACTTCATCGCCATG ATTTTGAATGTCCTGCTGAGATTTGCATGGATCCAAACGATTCTGGATTTCAACTTCTCCTTCATGCATAGACAAACGATGGTTACTCTTGTTGCTAGTCTTGAGATTATCCGTCGTGGTATATGGAATTTCTTCAG ATTAGAGAACGAGCATTTGAACAATGTTGGCAAATACCGAGCCTTCAAATCCGTTCCATTACCATTCAActatgatgaagatgaagataaaGACGACTAG
- the LOC103872215 gene encoding phosphate transporter PHO1 homolog 3 isoform X5 — protein MKFGKEFSSQMVPEWQQAYMDYDYLKTLLKDKNHQGGGLNRKMTLYRAFSGLVSTPGRHRRGNPHDVEEGIQLTGTTTTSGPILVNNTADRGYETTFLMAAEEGGEYELVFFRRLDDEFNKVNKFYKEKVDEVLKEAVVLNKQMDALIAFRVKVENPEGWGWDERAVEITRLASDIATSAAAISASTPAGAKSMKVRSQAHMEAIQEGGSSKAGQLEDDEEEEEEEAQAEIVASVSTGASTTRMRAARPAPLDVLDRVTINNTKETPRSTIKRVLQVSKQTDLKFSRENLMKVEEKLRSAFIVFYQKLRLLKSYSFLNVLAFSKVLKKYDKITSRDATKPYMKVVDSSYLGSSDEVVRLMERVEATFIKHFANANRTKGMNILRPKAKRERHRLTFSTGFTAGCVFSLIVALAAIIRTRNLLQEEGQKQYMNTMFPLYSFFGFIVLHIIMYAANVYYWRRYKVNYSFIFGFKQGTELGYRQVLLVGFSIGVFALLCVLANLDMEANPKTKDYKTFTELLPLFLLLAMFVVLILPFNFFYRSSRFFFLTCLFHCLAAPLYKVTLPDFFLGDQLTSQVQALRSIEFYICYYGWGDFRHRKNTCNKSGVYNTFLFIVAVIPYASRLLQCLRRLFEEKNPEQGWNGLKYFLTIVAVCLRTAYSIQKGQIAWRVLAAISSAAAAIFSTYWDFIHDWGLLNRTSKNRWLRDKLLIPQKKVYFIAMILNVLLRFAWIQTILDFNFSFMHRQTMVTLVASLEIIRRGIWNFFRLENEHLNNVGKYRAFKSVPLPFNYDEDEDKDD, from the exons TAGTCTCAACTCCGGGAAGACATAGACGCGGTAACCCTCACGACGTAGAGGAAGGGATACAGCTGACAGGGACGACGACGACGTCAGGGCCTATTCTTGTTAACAACACCGCGGACCGCGGCTACGAGACCACGTTCCTTATGGCGgcggaggaaggaggagagtaCGAGCTGGTGTTTTTCCGGAGACTAGACGACGAGTTCAATAAAGTAAATAAGTTTTACAAAGAGAAAGTGGACGAAGTGTTGAAAGAAGCTGTGGTGCTTAACAAACAGATGGACGCTTTGATCGCGTTTCGTGTTAAAGTTGAGAATCCAGAAGGGTGGGGATGGGATGAACGAGCGGTGGAGATCACTCGCTTGGCTTCCGACATCGCTACTTCCGCGGCGGCTATCTCCGCTTCTACTCCCGCCGGAGCTAAATCCA TGAAAGTTCGAAGTCAAGCTCACATGGAGGCAATACAGGAAGGAGGGTCGAGCAAAGCTGGTCAAttagaagatgatgaagaggaagaagaagaagaagcgcaAGCAGAAATTGTAGCCTCGGTGTCTACCGGAGCTAGCACGACCAGGATGAGAGCGGCGAGACCAGCTCCGTTAGATGTACTAGATCGAGTGACGATCAACAACACCAAAGAGACGCCTCGTTCCACCATCAAGAGAGTTCTCCAGGTCTCGAAGCAGACCGACTTGAAATTCAGCAGAGAAAACTTGATGAAAGTCGAGGAGAAACTGAGGAGCGCTTTCATCGTGTTTTATCAGAAGCTTAGGCTTCTCAAGAGCTATAG CTTTTTGAATGTATTGGCGTTCTCTAAGGTGTTGAAGAAGTATGATAAG ATAACTTCGAGGGATGCAACGAAGCCTTACATGAAAGTGGTTGATAGTTCATACCTCGGAAGCTCTGATGAA GTTGTGCGACTCATGGAGCGTGTTGAAGCTACATTCATAAAGCATTTTGCAAATGCTAACCGAACCAAAGGAATGAACATTTTACGGCCTAAAGCGAAACGAGAAAGACACAGACTTACATTCTCCACAG GTTTCACTGCAGGATGCGTTTTCTCTCTTATAGTAGCTCTTGCGGCTATCATTCGCACGCGAAATCTCTTGCAGGAGGAAGGCCAGAAGCAGTACATGAATACTATGTTCCCTCTTTATAG ctttTTCGGATTTATCGTGCTGCATATTATAATGTATGCTGCTAATGTATACTACTGGAGGCGATACAAAGTAAACTATTCCTTCATATTTGGGTTCAAGCAAGGAACTGAACTTGGATACAGACAAGTCCTGCTTGTGGGTTTCAGCATTGGAGTCTTTGCGTTGCTTTGCGTTCTTGCCAATCTTGACATGGAGGCTAATCCCAAAACTAAAGACTATAAAACATTCACCGAACTTCTTCCTCTTTTCCTACTTCTT GCCATGTTTGTGGTTCTAATCCTGCCATTCAACTTCTTTTACCGGTCGAGTCGCTTTTTCTTCCTCACTTGTCTGTTTCATTGCCTCGCCGCTCCTCTTTACAAGGTAACACTGCCTGATTTCTTCTTGGGAGATCAATTGACTAGCCAGGTTCAAGCTCTTAGAAGCATCGAGTTCTACATATGTTACTATGGTTGGGGAGACTTCAGACACAGAAAAAACACGTGTAACAAATCTGGTGTGTACAACACGTTCTTATTCATTGTTGCTGTCATCCCTTACGCCTCTCGCCTCCTTCAG TGCCTGAGACGTTTGTTCGAGGAGAAAAACCCGGAGCAAGGGTGGAATGGACTCAAGTACTTCTTGACTATAGTGGCGGTTTGCTTGAGAACTGCTTATAGTATCCAGAAAGGTCAAATCGCTTGGAGGGTTTTAGCAGCTATCTCCTCAGCTGCAGCTGCAATATTCAGTACTTACTGGGACTTCATCCATGATTGGGGTCTTCTAAACCGAACTTCTAAAAACCGCTGGCTTCGTGATAAACTCCTCATTCCCCAAAAGAAAGTATACTTCATCGCCATG ATTTTGAATGTCCTGCTGAGATTTGCATGGATCCAAACGATTCTGGATTTCAACTTCTCCTTCATGCATAGACAAACGATGGTTACTCTTGTTGCTAGTCTTGAGATTATCCGTCGTGGTATATGGAATTTCTTCAG ATTAGAGAACGAGCATTTGAACAATGTTGGCAAATACCGAGCCTTCAAATCCGTTCCATTACCATTCAActatgatgaagatgaagataaaGACGACTAG
- the LOC103872215 gene encoding phosphate transporter PHO1 homolog 3 isoform X6 — protein MTFGKEFSSQMRPEWQHQDAYMDYRSLKKYANEPTCRVAKNHHEGGLNRKTTSFSGLPLLTQGSQRLGNSHDVEEGLQMTATTEPILVKATVDGGCETTFLDEKGGGAYEVEFFRSLDKEFSKVSKFYGEKVKEMLAKEAELTKEIEANLIKSSGSGTEEEMTPFASGIASSTEGISPYTHAGGKYMEVESQMIEEGESSRAGQLNEEEEEAEDNGAMESFDQVNTSWWMKLILSIKNNSNRKGRKKLKEDYINLYRDLLDLKTYSSSNVMAFSKILKKFDKITLRGTRKPFMKFVDASDLGRTDAVVQLKKRVEDNFIKHFAKSNRTEGKKILRPKVTRERHRLTFSTGFSAGCVFSLIVALVAIIRTRNILQNPGQDVYMNTMFPLYSWFGFVMLHIIMYAANLYFWRRYKVNYSKIFNFKQGTELGHRQVLLVAFSIGVFALLCVLANLDMEVDPETKDYQAVTELLPLFVLIGIFGVLFLPFKLFYYSNRIFYLTCLFHCIAAPLYEVSFSDSFFCAQFTSQVQALRSFAFYICYYGWGDFKHRKNTCAESNAYKSFFFIVAVIPFVTCLLQCLRRLVDEKHKNTDHRWNGVKHFLTIVAVCFRTAYSIQPGQNAWRVIAIIFSVVAAIFGTYWDFVHDWGLLNRTSENPWLRDKLLIPQKKVYFIAMILNVLLRFAWIQTVLDFKLPFKHSTQTMLAVVASLEIIRRGIWNFFRLENKHLNNVREELSTINGGDKRA, from the exons ATGACGTTCGGGAAGGAGTTTTCGTCTCAGATGAGGCCAGAGTGGCAACACCAAGACGCTTACATGGATTACCGTTCTCTGAAAAAATACGCCAATGAACCTACTTGTAGAGTAGCCAAAAATCACCACGAGGGAGGACTAAACCGAAAAACGACTTCGTTTAGCGGTTTACCACTCTTGACTCAGGGAAGTCAAAGACTCGGTAATTCTCACGACGTCGAGGAAGGATTACAAATGACGGCGACGACGGAGCCGATTCTAGTGAAGGCCACCGTGGATGGCGGTTGCGAGACCACGTTTCTGGATGAGAAAGGAGGAGGAGCCTACGAGGTGGAGTTTTTTCGGAGTCTAGACAAAGAATTTAGTAAAGTCAGTAAGTTTTACGGAGAGAAAGTTAAGGAAATGTTGGCAAAAGAGGCGGAGCTCACTAAAGAGATTGAAGCTAATTTGATTAAGAGTTCAGGGTCGGGAACGGAAGAAGAGATGACTCCATTCGCTTCTGGTATCGCTTCTTCCACGGAGGGTATCTCTCCTTATACTCACGCCGGTGGTAAATACA TGGAAGTTGAAAGTCAGATGATAGAGGAAGGAGAATCGAGCAGAGCTGGGCAATtaaatgaagaggaagaagaagcagaagacaATGGAGCGATGGAATCGTTCGATCAAGTGAATACGAGCTGGTGGATGAAGTTAATATTAAGCATTAAGAATAATAGTAATAGGAAAGGAAGGAAGAAACTGAAGGAAGATTACATCAACCTTTATCGGGATCTTCTGGACCTCAAAACCTACAG CTCTTCGAATGTAATGGCGTTCTCGAAGATATTGAAGAAGTTTGATAAG ATAACTTTGCGGGGTACAAGGAAGCCTTTCATGAAATTTGTTGATGCTTCAGACCTTGGAAGAACTGATGCT GTCGTGCAACTCAAAAAGCGTGTTGAAGACAATTTCATAAAACATTTTGCAAAATCTAATCGAACCGAAGGAAAGAAAATTTTACGGCCGAAAGTGACACGAGAGAGGCACAGACTTACATTTTCCACAG GTTTCTCGGCTGGATGCGTTTTCTCTCTTATAGTGGCTCTTGTCGCAATCATCCGCACCCGAAATATCTTGCAGAACCCTGGCCAGGATGTATACATGAATACTATGTTCCCACTTTATAG CTGGTTCGGTTTTGTCATGCTGCATATCATCATGTATGCTGCGAATTTATACTTCTGGAGGCGATACAAAGTAAACTAttccaaaatatttaatttcaagCAAGGAACTGAACTAGGACACAGACAAGTCCTGCTTGTGGCTTTCAGCATTGGCGTCTTTGCATTGCTTTGTGTTCTTGCAAATCTTGACATGGAGGTAGATCCTGAAACGAAAGACTATCAAGCAGTCACCGAACTTCTTCCTCTTTTCGTACTTATT GGTATATTTGGGGTTCTATTTCTGCCattcaaattattttattattcgaACCGCATATTCTACCTTACATGTTTGTTTCATTGCATCGCCGCTCCTCTTTATGAG GTATCATTTTCGGATAGCTTCTTCTGCGCTCAATTCACTAGCCAGGTTCAAGCTCTTCGAAGCTTCGCGTTCTACATATGCTACTATGGTTGGGGAGACTTCAAACACAGAAAGAACACTTGTGCCGAGTCAAATGCGTACAAAAGCTTCTTCTTCATAGTTGCTGTCATCCCTTTCGTCACTTGCCTCCTTCAG TGCCTGCGACGGTTGGTTgatgaaaaacataaaaacacgGATCACAGGTGGAACGGAGTTAAGCACTTCTTGACTATAGTGGCGGTTTGCTTTAGAACTGCTTACAGTATCCAGCCAGGTCAAAACGCTTGGAGAGTTATAGCCATTATCTTCTCAGTTGTAGCTGCAATATTCGGTACTTACTGGGACTTTGTCCATGATTGGGGTCTTCTTAACCGGACATCCGAAAACCCCTGGCTTCGGGATAAACTCCTCATTCCTCAGAAGAAAGTATACTTCATAGCAATG ATTTTGAATGTCCTGCTGAGATTTGCATGGATCCAAACGGT